DNA sequence from the Blastocatellia bacterium genome:
CCACGTTGTTGATCACCGTCGGACACCCGTACAACCCCACGACCGCGGGAAACGGCGGCTTGATCCGCGGATACCCCCGCTTCCCCTCGAGCGATTCCATGAGCGCCGTCTCCTCGCCGCAGATGTACGCGCCAGCCCCCGGATGCACGATGATGTCGCAAGAGAAGCCCGTCCCCAGGATGTTCGCGCCGACAAATCCATGCGCCCGCGCTTCTTCGATGGCGCGCTCCAACCGCTCCTTCAGGTACCAATACTCGCCACGGATGTAGATGAAGGCCAGATGCGCATCCACGGCATAGGCGGCCAGCAGGATCCCCTCCAGCACAGCGTGCGGATCCTTCTCCATCAGGACGCGGTCTTTGCACGTCCCGGGTTCGCTCTCATCGGCATTGGCGATGACGTACTTCGGTTTGGTGGAATCCTTCGGCACGAAGTCCCATTTCATGCCGGTCGAGAACCCCGCGCCGCCGCGCCCACGCAAGGCCGAGCGCTTCACCTCTTCGATGACGTCCTCGGGCGTCATCGTCGTGAGCGCTTTCCGCAGCGCCTCATACCCCCCCGTTCGCAAATAGACTTCGATCGTGTGCGAATCCGGCAGATCGAATCGAGCGCTCAGCACACGCACTTTCTCCATATTCTCCTCCTCACGGGAGCGACGCCAGGATCTCATCCACGCGCTCCGGCGTCAGATGGTGATAGAACGTGAAGTTGATCTGCATGGCCGGCGCCCAACTGCAGGCGCCGATGCATTCGACCTCGCTGAGCGTGAACCGACCATCGGGCGTCGTCTCGCCCGGACGAATCCCCAGACGCCGCTTCAAGTGCTCGAGGATCGCTTCCGCACCGCACAAGTAACAGGAGATGTTGCGGCAGACCTGGACGTGATACCGCCCGATCGGACGCCGATGGAACATCGTGTAGAAGCTGACGACTGTCTCCACGTCCAGGAAGGTGAGATCGAGCCGACGCGCCACTTCGTGCAACGCCTCATCGGGCAAATAGCCTAATTCCTCCTGCACGACGAAGAGCACCGGCAGCAAGGCCGAGCGTTTCACCGGATAGCGCGCGATGATCT
Encoded proteins:
- the nuoE gene encoding NADH-quinone oxidoreductase subunit NuoE, yielding MFSAETEKKIQEIIARYPVKRSALLPVLFVVQEELGYLPDEALHEVARRLDLTFLDVETVVSFYTMFHRRPIGRYHVQVCRNISCYLCGAEAILEHLKRRLGIRPGETTPDGRFTLSEVECIGACSWAPAMQINFTFYHHLTPERVDEILASLP